The following proteins come from a genomic window of Oncorhynchus mykiss isolate Arlee chromosome 19, USDA_OmykA_1.1, whole genome shotgun sequence:
- the LOC110516377 gene encoding caspase-14, whose protein sequence is MDRYDLSGRRAAVIMCGGGRPGSEYDVERIKALCKQNKFPGPSYSVKCKTKEDVTDALKSFRNNLSNDVSCLAMFIMAHGGLGHIEVNDEEILDLEDIYKMFSNSQCPALREKPKLFVVQACRGVKGRPKDLYTDGGRSSGAVSKKLLPTESDSMEVYAVPPGKLAIRHPDRGCPLFEEMHNVFTKDSVATRDVYELFTEVNQRLGQRKDRRKDGYEHDFQPTPRVIKRNLQPVDKEDSSDDIGRSLHIVNNLTKKLYL, encoded by the exons ATGGACAGATATGATCTAAGTGGCAGACGTGCAGCCGTGATCATGTGCGGTGGGGGAAGACCGGGCTCTGAGTACGATGTTGAGAGAATAAAGGCGCTCTGCAAACAGAATAAGTTTCCTGGACCTAGTTATAGTGTTAAATGCAAAACTAAAGAG GACGTAACTGATGCACTGAAGTCATTTCGAAACAACCTGAGCAATGACGTCAGTTGCCTCGCAATGTTCATCATGGCCCATGGTGGACTTGGACACATTGAAGTCAATGACGAAGAGATTCTAGATCTAGAAGATATCTACAAGATGTTTAGCAACAGCCAGTGTCCAGCCCTCCGTGAGAAACCCAAGCTCTTTGTTGTGCAGGCCTGTAGGGGAG TGAAGGGACGTCCTAAAGACCTTTACACAGACGGAGGTAGATCTTCAGGCGCTGTCTCAAAAAAGTTGCTCCCCACGGAGTCTGACTCCATGGAAGTGTATGCAGTGCCTCCAG GAAAACTTGCCATCAGACACCCGGACAGAGGATGCCCATTGTTTGAAGAGATGCATAACGTGTTTACGAAGGATTCAGTAGCTACCCGTGATGTGTATGAACTCTTCACAGAG GTGAACCAACGTCTGGGTCAGAGGAAGGACCGTAGAAAGGACGGATACGAACATGATTTCCAGCCAACACCCAGAGTCATCAAGAGAAACCTACagccagtagataaagaggattCATCTGATGACATAGGGCGTTCTCTTCACATTGTGAACAATCTGACCAAGAAGTTGTATCTCTGa